AAGCTGGCCGAGAAGTCCTTGACCACCGCCAGGAAGCTGAAGGGCACCGTTGTTATGCATGCTGCCGAGGGCGACCCCCACGATATCGGCAAGAACATCGCTGCCGTCCTGCTGAAGTCCAACGGCTACGGGGTAGTTGACCTGGGCAGGGATGTCCTGGTCGACACCGTGGTGAAGTCTGTTGAGGAGAACAAGCCTCAGGTCGTTACCGGCACCGCCCTGATGACCACCACCATGTCCGCGTTCCCCAAGATCGCGGAGAGGCTGCAGGAGAGGGGCATTAACATCCCCTTCATCTGCGCTGGAGGTGCTGTCAACAGGTCGTACGTGGAGTCCTACCCGCTGGGCGTATACGCTGAGAAGGCCGCCAACGGACCTGGCCTCGTGAACAAGGCCACTGCTGGCTGGGACTGGAGGAAGATCAGGGACAACTGGGACGCCATCCAGGCGGGGAAGGTTTAAACGAGGTGACAAAAATGGCTACCAAGAAGTTTACCAAGATGGAAACCGCTTCCGCTGATGACCTCATCTTCGGTGAGGCCAAGTACCCAGTGTCCTACGGCTTGGGCATGAAGGTCGGTGCCGGCACTGTCTACCCTGAGGTCAACTTTGCCCCCAGGCCCGGTGCTGAGAAGAACCCCGAGAGCCTGACCAGGGAGTACGTGGACTACATCGCCACTGACATCATGAACAGGGCGGTGACCCTCGGGTTCCCCGGCGTCCAGCTCGAGAACGAGTGGATCCACCAGATGGGTAACGACCCCAAGAAGTTCGCCAAGCCCGTTGTAGTCGGCCAGAAGGCCGTGCTGCAGAAGTTCCACGACGAGTACGGCATCGCGACCGCCATCAGGCACACCTGCGCTGACCCCAGGCTGGCCGAGGAAGGCCTCAGGTACGGAATGGACAAGCACCACATGTACCCTGAGAAGACCCTCGACTCCTTCGAGGTCGCGGCCGCGAACGGCGCCGATGTGCTGTCCGTGGAGACCATGGGCGGCAAGGAGATCACCGATTATGCGGTGGTCAGGCAGGACATCAAGGGCTGGCTGTTCGGCGGCGGCTACCTCGGCCCCCTGGACATGGAGTGGATCTGGCCCCAGATCGTCGACGTTGCCAAGAAGAACAAGGTCATCGCCGGCGGCGACACCTACTGCGCCTCTGCGAACACCTCCATGTTCATGGCCGGCGGCTACCTCGACAAGGACCTGCCCAGGACCCAGGCTGCCGTGACCCGTGCCATCGCGGCCTCCAGGACCCTGGTGGCCATCGAGTGCGGTGCCACCGGTCCGGACAAGGACTGCGGCTACGAGGGACCGATCCTGAAGGCCATATCCGGCCGCCCGTCCGCCCAGGAGGGCAAGGGCGCTCAGGATGCCCACGCTGATCTGATGGGTAACCTCATCGCTCAGACCGCTGACCTTTGGTCCAACGAGTCCGTGGAGTACCACCCCGAGTTCGGTGGTTCCTCGGTCCAGTGCTGGCTCGGCGTCATCGGCTACGAGGCCGCCCTGATGAACGCAGCCAAGCAGCTGAAGCAGGACAAGATCCTGAGGGACATCTATGTCGCCTCCGACCGCTTCAGGTCGCCTGAGGCCTTCATTCTTGCCTACGACAACGCCTACAAGATCGGCCAGGCCATTGTATCTGAGGGCAACTCCTACTACCTCAGGTCCAAGGCTGCCGGTCTCAAGGCCGCCGAGCTCATCAAGGCGTCCAACGACGCTGGCAAGCTGAAGCTCAGCAGGCAGGAGAAGGACACCCTGAACAAGATCCTGACCGACCTCAAGTCCCTGCCGGACGAGGAAGGTAAGTTCGTCGACTGGGCGCTGAAGG
The nucleotide sequence above comes from Methanomassiliicoccus luminyensis B10. Encoded proteins:
- the mtaB gene encoding methanol--corrinoid protein co-methyltransferase MtaB; translated protein: MATKKFTKMETASADDLIFGEAKYPVSYGLGMKVGAGTVYPEVNFAPRPGAEKNPESLTREYVDYIATDIMNRAVTLGFPGVQLENEWIHQMGNDPKKFAKPVVVGQKAVLQKFHDEYGIATAIRHTCADPRLAEEGLRYGMDKHHMYPEKTLDSFEVAAANGADVLSVETMGGKEITDYAVVRQDIKGWLFGGGYLGPLDMEWIWPQIVDVAKKNKVIAGGDTYCASANTSMFMAGGYLDKDLPRTQAAVTRAIAASRTLVAIECGATGPDKDCGYEGPILKAISGRPSAQEGKGAQDAHADLMGNLIAQTADLWSNESVEYHPEFGGSSVQCWLGVIGYEAALMNAAKQLKQDKILRDIYVASDRFRSPEAFILAYDNAYKIGQAIVSEGNSYYLRSKAAGLKAAELIKASNDAGKLKLSRQEKDTLNKILTDLKSLPDEEGKFVDWALKEYKNVPAFNPKNYEL
- a CDS encoding methanol--corrinoid methyltransferase; translated protein: MPDFDNVSADKILTRYDILADAKDKPETIAERILPKDPVLRKVAEDVVFLKAKNIQDDVTEALKTVKPEQVIEGGLLKGMDVVAELYGRGIYYLPHVMVASDAMDKGIKLAEKSLTTARKLKGTVVMHAAEGDPHDIGKNIAAVLLKSNGYGVVDLGRDVLVDTVVKSVEENKPQVVTGTALMTTTMSAFPKIAERLQERGINIPFICAGGAVNRSYVESYPLGVYAEKAANGPGLVNKATAGWDWRKIRDNWDAIQAGKV